CGTAGATCTTCAAATCCTGCACCCCCTCGCCGACCAGCATGTCGGTGGCGCGCACGATGTCGGCTTCGGTCAGGTTCTTGTTGATCATCCGGCGCATGCGCTCCGAGCCCGCTTCGGGCGCGATCGTCACACTGCGGTTGCGGTTGCCGGCGAGCGCGGCCGCCAAGCGCGGCGTCACACAGTCCGCCTTCAACGACGACGGCGACAAGCGGCCACCGGCTGCGGCCGCCAGCTCGGCCAGCGCCTCGACCCCCGGCAGGCTCGCCATCTCCGCGCCGACTAGGCCGATGGTTGCTCGCTCCTCCAGGCCGGCCCGAACGCTTGCAGCCAGCACGTCGCTGCCGCGCGTGCGGATCGGCCGATACATGAAGCCGGCAGCACAGAAGCGGCAACCCCACTGGCAACCCCGGCTGGCTTCTACCATCACCATGTCGCCGAACACCGCTTCGTCGCTGAGCACGCGGGTGGTGGTCGCCAACCGGTTCAGATCCCAGATCAGCCGCCGCTCCACCGCTGCCTCGCCCGGGCCGCAGTAGTCGAGGCCGGCCGTTACCGGCCCCTCGAAGTGCGGTTGGTAGAAGAGCGGGACGTAAGCGCCCTTAACTCGTTGCGCAGTCTGCCACAGCAACTCCTCGCGGCGCGTACCCGTTGCACGAGCTTCGCAGTACAGCTGCAAGAACTCCGGCAGCATTTCTTCGGCTTCGCCGATGAGAAACAGATCGACGAAGTCGGCGATCGGCTCGGGGTTCAGGAACGTGGCGGGTCCGCCCGCTATTACCAGCGGGCCGCCGCCGCGGGCGACGGTGCGAAGCGGCAAGCCCGCCAGCGACAGTAACCGCACCACGTGCCAGTAATCGGTCTCGAATGAAATCGAGAAGGCGACAATGTCGAAGTCGGCGACCGGGCGGCGCGACTCCAGTGAACAGAGCCGGTGTCCGTGCAGCAGTGCCGCCTCGTCCTCGTCGGGCAAGAACGCCCGCTCGCAGACGACACCAGGGAACTGATCGCAGAGGGCGTAGACGGCCTGAAAGCCGAGGTTGCCCATGGCCACCGCGTAGCGATTGGGGTAGACCAAACACACACGCACGCCGGCATCAGTCTTCTTCGGGAAGAGGAATCGTTCCCGAGCACGGCGCGCACTTGCTCGCTCTTCGACCTGCCAAGTGGACAGAAGCAATGACCTCGAAGCGCAGTCTATAGCCCCGGGCGTGCAGCCCGACAAGACGGTGTGGTGTGGCCGGCCAGGGCCACGTCAAAGTCCCAAACGTGGCCGGCGGCGTAGGTAATCGAGGCGAACTGGGGCTCGTCCCACTGAGTGCGCCTGGATCAGGCCGGGCAGATACCGGTGCCGGGCGCGGTGGCGGTGAGTTGCAGCACGACGCCGCTGTCACCGCGCACGAACAGGGGCTGGCAGCGCAGCTCGACCGGCGGCGGTGGCGCGCTGAGGTTGCGCGAGTCGAAGCGGACCGCGCCATAGCTGTTGCCGTTCGCTGCTCTTGTCACCTCTAAGGACGCGATCAGTTCAGCGCCGACGTACAGCTGGTAGGTCCCCGGCGGCAGGCCACTGACGCCGAGCTGCAATTGTTCCGCGCCGTGGCGGCTGCGGTAGGTCACCACGCCGGTGGCGAGGCCGGCGCCCTGCAAGCGCGCGCGCAGGCGCACCGGCGGCTGAGGTTGCTCCGGCACCTGCCCGCGAAACAGCACCAGCCCGT
Above is a window of Deltaproteobacteria bacterium DNA encoding:
- a CDS encoding radical SAM protein — encoded protein: MRVCLVYPNRYAVAMGNLGFQAVYALCDQFPGVVCERAFLPDEDEAALLHGHRLCSLESRRPVADFDIVAFSISFETDYWHVVRLLSLAGLPLRTVARGGGPLVIAGGPATFLNPEPIADFVDLFLIGEAEEMLPEFLQLYCEARATGTRREELLWQTAQRVKGAYVPLFYQPHFEGPVTAGLDYCGPGEAAVERRLIWDLNRLATTTRVLSDEAVFGDMVMVEASRGCQWGCRFCAAGFMYRPIRTRGSDVLAASVRAGLEERATIGLVGAEMASLPGVEALAELAAAAGGRLSPSSLKADCVTPRLAAALAGNRNRSVTIAPEAGSERMRRMINKNLTEADIVRATDMLVGEGVQDLKIYAMFGLPAEEDADVLAIAELTTKLRDRLCAAGRARGRVGQVTLSLNPFVPKPWTPFQWEPMETLPVLKAKIRQLRRTLGKVPNLRLDVESPRAAYLQTLLSRGDRRLAVALEAIHVAGGDWWSVIRRWQGGGLDHLPHPDGYVYRRYRDDERLPWDFIDHHLSKGYLWTERRKAAAARQSPPCDTTSCRSCSAC